The DNA window CGTCGGATTTGCACGTGGTCCTTGATGACGTCCAGGGACTGAAGCACGACGGACTGGGCGAGTTGGTTCAGGCGGCGGTCGTACTTCGGGCTCATCAGCGCGTCCGCCGAGATGGAGGTGACCTGTGTGATGGCCTGGTCGTTGTCGAACGAGCACACGTCGGTCACCATCCGGTCCACCACGTTGAACACGATGTCGCTGATGGCATTTTCGAGGAGGGAGGCCACGGGCCGCCCCACCCCGGGCAGGGCGGCGAGGGTGCCAATCTCGCGGTTCCGCTGTACGGCATCCTCGATGACGCCGTCGAGGTACTCGTGGAAGTCGTCCTGCTGGTGGTCGTAGGCAACCGCCGTGGCCTCCTGCAGGCGGTGGGTCACCGCTTCGATCAGGGCCTCCCGCTGGGGGGCAATCACCTCGCGCCCGATGCGGGTGGTCACCTCCTGGCTCGTCCGGATTTCCTCCTGTAGGCCCTCGATAATGCGGACCGTCACGCGGTCGCTAATTTCTTCCAGGACGATGTCGCGGTACTTCTCGAACGTCCGGTAGAAATAGGTCTCTCGGAGGTCGACCAGGCCGGTCCGCTGCAGCTTCGGAATCATGGCGACGAGCCGCAGCAGCCGCAGCGAGCGGAGCGACCCGACCGGAATGCAGCCGAGCACGTCGTACCAGTGCACGAACGGGTAAAAGAACCAGCGGTGATAGCGCTGCCGATAGATGGCAAGCCCCCAGCGCACGAGAATCTCGACCACGAAGATTGAGACGAACGCGAGGTCGTAGAGCAGAAAGTGCTGGTGGATCGTCTGGTCGTACCAGGTGTATAGCGCCGGGACGTAGTTCTCCATTTGCGTCTGGACGATCGGGCTGGCGAAGCCCCAGTCCACAATGAGAAGGGCGAGGTTGGCGACGATGAGGGCCATCATCACCACGTCCACGACAAGGCCCAGCGTTTCGCGCGCGGTTCGATCGGCCATGGTGGCGAAAAAGGCTTGCATCGAAAGAGTGATGTCGAGCGCCCCGCAGGAGGCGTCCGCAATATCCGGCACGTCCGGGAGAATCTCGAAGTGTTCGTACTGGATCCCCCACCGACATGCTTGATCTTCGACAGCTCCGGGACCAGCTCGACGATTTTGCGCAGCACCAGACCGACCGGACGAGCCGGCGGGCGGCACAGCGGGACCGGGCCGAGGCCCTGCTCCGGGTCTGCCACGACCACTGGCGGGCGGTGCGGGAGGCGGTGGCCACGGCGCAGCCCCGTCGTCTCGTGGCCCAGATGCGAGAGCCGCCCGCCGCCGTGCACGCGCCTCCGGAGCGCCCGTCGCCCATCACGGTCGTAGCGACCGACGGGTCGCAAATCTATCCGGACCGCCACGTGGAGCCGCCCTTCTTTCTGTTAAATGTAAGTCAGGTCGCATTCCAGTACGGCACGACTGAAGACGCGCACCTCGACGCGGTTCCGAGCCTGCAGTTTCGGGAGGGGGTGGATGGCCGCTTCGAGGCGCGCATCGAGACGATCACCACCGAACTGGTCTCGGCGCTCCGCGACGAACTGGAACTGGGGTCCCTTCTCGACGCCGCGACCACGGCCCGCGTGGCGGACCGCCCCCTCGTGGCCCTGGCCGACGGCACCCTCATTCGGTGGATGGTTCGGGGCATGGACCACGACGCCCTCGAAGACGAGCTGATCGCCCGGTATACGGAGCACCTGGAGGGCTTCCGGGACGCGGGCCTCGCCCTGGCGTCCTACGTGAGCATGCCGGCGAGCACCGAGGTCGTGAACCTGCTCCGGTTCGTGGGGGGCGACCTGGAACCCGAGCCGCCGGTGGGGACGGAGGTCTCGACCGAGCCCCGCCTGGACGGCGTGCTCGACCGCCATGTTCTGGACATGGTGCTCGATTCTGGGGAGCGATCGGCCGTCTTCGGGTCGGCCTCGCACATTCAGGGCGAATACCCGACCGGGACGGACATCTCGTTTTTCTACGTGAACGTGCCGGGGGCGGGTGGGGGTGAGATCGGGCGCGTGGAGGTGCCGCGCTGGGTCGCCGAACAGCCGATGCTTCTGGAGCACGTGCACGCCACGGTCCTCCAAGAGTGCGAGAAAGGCGAGGGGTATCCGCTCGCGCTGTCGGAGGCGCACGAGCAGGCGGTGGTGCGGGCGTCGGAGCGTGAGGCATTTTTTCGCCTCGTGGAGCGGCGTCTGCGACGGGCCGGGCTGGGGCCAATCGGGTCGCGGAAGCGACGTTCGAAGCAGCGGCCCCGAGTTTGACCCCTCGTCGCGCAGGCCCCGGTGCTGATTCAGACGTGCGGCCGTGGCCTTGCCCCTCCGCACGGGGCAGGAGGGGCAGTCGTGCCGGACCGTGCCCAACTCCCGTGCGAGTTGCGCGTTTGGCGGAAGTGCACAGGGCTCCTTCTTTTCTCCAAAGCGCCAGGTTCCGCATGCACACCGTCGTCGAGTCGATTGCTACGGGCAACCCTTCCTTCCGCAAGCCCCAACCGGAAACGGCCGAGTTTATGCAGCAGATCGAGCGCCTGCCGGAGGCCCTGCGGGCGCGTCTGCCGTCGCTCTACGAGCAATCGGCGATCGACTACCGGTACTCGTGTGTGGACGACTACGGGGAAGACGACCCGGAGGCTTTTACCTTCTTTCCGGAGAACTGGTCGCTCGACCCGGCCCCGTCCACCCGGGAGCGGAACGAGAAGTACAAGGAGGCCGCCATTCCGCTGGCGGAAGACGTTGCCGGTCGGGCCCTCGACGGGGCCGACACGGAGGCGGACGAGATCACGCACGTGGTGGCCGTCAGCTGCACCGGCTTTTTCGCCCCGGGGCTCGACATTGAACTCGTCAAGCGGCTCGACCTGCCCGCCGACACGGAGCGCACCTTCATCGGATTCATGGGGTGCTACGCGGCGTTCAATGCCCTTCGGGTGGCCCACAGCTTCTGCCAGAGCCAGCCGGACGCCCGGGTGCTGGTGGTCTGCACGGAGCTCTGCACCCTTCACTTCCAAATCGACGACACCCTGGAAAGCGTAGTCGTCAACTCGCTTTTCTCCGACGGCGCGGCGGCCACGGTCCTCTCGGCGCGGTCGGACCGCGAGGCGCGCGGCCGGATGACGTACGTCGACGGCCGGAGCCGCCTCGACGACGACTCGATGGAAGACATGACCTGGGCAATCGGCAACACGGGATTTCTGATGGGGCTCTCCTCGCGGGTGCCGGATGTGATCGCCGACCACCTACCGGGATACGTCGATGGGCTCCTCGGGGCCAACGACCGGACCCCCGACGAGATGGACTTCTGGGCCGTCCATCCGGGCGGGCGGGCCGTGGTGGAGCGGGCCCAGGACGTGCTCGGCCTCGCGCCTAGCGACGTGCAGCCCAGCCTGGAGGTGCTGCGGCGCTACGGCAACATGAGCTCGCCGACCGTTTTGTTTGTCCTGAAGCGCATCTTCGAGCAGGCGGCGCGGGGCGACGGGGCCCCTCCGGAGCGGGGCGTGGCCATGGCCTTCGGGCCCGGCCTTACGATCGAGGGGGCGCTCTTTGAGCGGGCGTAGTGCCCTCGGGGAACGGGCCCACCGTGGTGGATCAGTTCAGGGGACGGGCCACCACGACCGTTTCCTTGAGTTCGGTGGTGGTGCCGCCGTCGGCCTGCACGGCCTCGAGCAGCACCACGTAGGGACCGATGCGAACCCGATTGCCGTCGTCATCGCGGCCGTTCCAGACCAGCTCGCCGCTCCGGCCGGCGAGGCGGGCCTCTTCGAGGGTGCGCACGCGGCGGCCCCGGGCATCGTAGATGCGCACGCGGATGAGGCTCGGGCGGGCCGACAGGGTGTACTGGATGCGCGTCGCCCCGTCCTGCTCGATCGAGAACGGGCTGGGGCGGATGGCAAGGCCCGGGGCGCTCGGGGCATCGTCGGGCGGGGCCAGCGACGCGTCGTTTGGGGCGCCGGGCGTGCCGCCTGCGGATGCCGTGCTGCTCGTCCAGTTGTCGGCGGCCTCAGCCCCGGCGGTCGTGCTGATCCGTTCGAGCGCGGTGCCCTTCGGGTCGGCGAGGCCGGCGGTGTGCCAGTCTGGGGAGTACGCCACGTCCGCGACGACCGCGGTGTCGCGACGGTGCACCCGAACTCGGTCCCCGTCGTTGCGGAGGCCGAGGGTGGGGGCCTGTACGGGAAGGTAGGCCACGGAGTCGGAGTCCAGGGGCGCATCGGGAAACGCGGCGGCGAGCTGGGACGACTGGGGCGTGAAGGCCCCCTTCGGAGCGGCGGCCACCACGGCAAACCCGCCGGGGGCAAGGCCGCGACGCCGCCCGACCCGGAGTGTGTCCGCCGTGCCCGTTTCGGTGGGGCGGTCGGTCAACGTGAGTCCGGTGAGCGTCAGGGTGTGGTCGGTCAGGTTGCGAAGCTCCACGTACTCCACCTGGTTGGGCCGGTCGTCGAAGTCATCGGCCCGCGGGTCGAACAGGAGTTCGTTCAGAACCAGGGTGCCAGGGGTCGGGCGCCGGGCGAATGGCACAGAGGCCCGATCCAGGCGATTGCCCACGCGGTCCTGCACCTCGGCGACGAGCACGGCCTCGCCGGTCGGGCGATCCGAGAGGGACAGGCGCACGATGCTGTCGGCCCGGACCTGCGTCTGCGTGACCGCCACGTCTTCAAACTGAAAGCGCGCCGGGCGGACGCTCTCGCCGCGGATTGGCTCGTTGAAGACGACCGCGGCAGTCAGAGAGTCCACTTGCTCGGCGAAGGTGGGGCGTGGCGGCGCGGTGTCGGGGGCGAAGCGGCTGTTTTGAGCGCCGGGCGTCGCCCCGTCCGGGGCCGTCGACGACGCAAAGTTTGACGCCTCGTCGGAGGGCCCGCGCGGGTCGATCCGTTCCAGCGACCGACCGTCGCTGCCGCCCCAGGAGGCGGCAAACGGCACCGCATCCAACGGGGTGCCGGACGGCGCGTGGCGCAGGACGACCGTGTCTCCGCCGTTGTTGAGGGCGTCCCAGCCCCTCGGGGCCACAAACTCCACGGACGGATACGTTTCCGCAAATGCCTCCTCATCACGCACCAGTACGGCGTACTGGCCGGGGCGGAAGGGCGTGAGCGGAGGGGCGGCCGGCGCGAAGCTGCGGGCGTCGTCGGCGTATTGGAGCGCGCCCAGGTCGAGGGTTTTGTCCGACCGGTTGTACACCTCGATAAACTCGTTCGAGGCCACGGAGGGGGCGTACATGATTTCGGACACGACCACGTCGGCGGGGGCGGGCGTGTCGGCGACAACGTAGGACAGCGGGGCGCTGTCTTCGTCTCGTACGTTGCCTCGACGGTCGGCCACCCCCGTGGCGACGAGGCGGTATTCTCCGGTGGAGAGCGGGCTTCCCAGTGCACAACGGACCTGTGCCGGGCGGCCGTCGTCGATCTGAGCCGTCACGATGGCGGGGGCGTCGACCGAGTCCAACCGGAACGCCTCGGGAGAGATGCTGGCGGGGGCGACCGGCTCGGAAAAGACAACCGTTATCGAATCGCCGTTCTGCGACGGGACGGCGCGGGCGAGGGAGGGAGGCGTCTCGTCCGGGGCGTAGACGCTGTTTTGCGTGCCGGGGGTGGCCCCGGACGCCGCTTCCGACGATGCAAAGTTCGCGTCGGTATCGGACGGCCCGCCCGGGTCGATCCGTTCCAGGGAGCGGCCGTCCCCCCCGCCCCACGAAGGATCGTACGGCACCGAGTCGAGGGGCGTATCGGAGGGGGCGTGACGGAGGTAGACCGTATCCCCGCCGTTGTTGAGCGCCGGCCAGTCGTCCGGCGTCAAGAACGTTGTGCTCGGGAACGCGGCGGTGAAGGCCTTCGGATCGCGTACTAGGACAACGTGAGTGCCATCACGCACCGTTGTGTCGGTCCTCGCCACCGGTTCGTACGATCGGTTGGCGTCCGCGAACGCAAGCTCGTCGAGCGCGATAGGCCCCCCGGACCGGTTGTAGAGCTCGATGAATTCATTTGTCGGTAGCGGCTCAACAAGTAGTGAGTCTTTCTGTTTGAACTGCGTCGCGTCTGGCCCACCAGCCTGGTCTATCCGATGATCAAAGAGACTTACGAGTGTAGAGAGTGTGGCTCCTCGAACATCGTCAAAAACGGACACAGCGCTAGCGGCTCTCAGCAGTATCACTGCAAGGACTGTGGAGCGCACAAGGTTCTCGATCCAGAGCCGCGAGGCTACTCCGAGGAGGAGAAAGAGAAAATCCTCCGTGCTTACCGCGAGCGCGGGTCAAAGCGGGCAATCAGCCGGATATTCGGCATCAGCCGCAATACATTGACCCGGTGGCTCAAAAAAAGGGACGAGAATCCGATTCAGTAGCCGAAGGGCTCCGGCCTGCTGAGGAAGGCGATGTCCTTGAACTCGATGAATGCTGGACGTATGTCCGAGAGCGGGCGAATAAACGGTGGCTGTGGGTTGCTCTGTGCCGGAGAACCCGGCAGGTCGTGGCATTTGTGATCGGAGACCGTTCGGCCAGAACCTGTGCTCGGCTCTGGAGCCGGATTCCGGAGGAATACCGTCAGGGCAGAAGCTTCAGCGACTTCTGGAAGTCCTATCGCCCAGTGTTTGCGGGCGACCCCAGCCACCGGCAGGTCGGAAAGTCCAGTGGTGAGATGGCCCACGTGGAAAGATTCTTCGGGCGACTGCGCCAGAAGCTGGCCCGGTATGTCCGCCGGACGCGAGCGGCCTCCGAGTCAGAACGGATGCTCCATCTGACGACGAAACTGTTCGTGGAGTGGTACAACGAAGCCATCACTTAACATCTATCCGCTACCCATTTGTCGAGGGCGACGGGGCGTAGAGGACCTCGTTGATGACCACGGCTCCGGGTTCCGGTTGTGCGGTGCCGGGGCGGGGGGAGAGGGCCCCCCCAAGCCCCAAGAGGAGAATGCTGCCCCACAGAAGTGAACGCATGGATCCGTGGAGGTCCGAGCAAGAGACGGAGGGCTTTCCATTGAAACATTTGAATAAAAAATAACAAAAGCGTCGGGCTTGGTCAAGTCCTAGAGAAGGCCTTCGAATGGAAGAGGGGCCCCACCCCTACATTTGACCTCGACGTACTGCTGACGTGGGGTCCATGTGAGGGGCCCGTCCACAGAGTCGGAGGGGACCTATCAGGGAAGCGTGGACCAACGGCCATGGCCGCCGTGTGGTCGAAAATCCGCACGTCCGGTCGTGATGACGAACGAGGGTGCTGTCTTGCGTCCCAGCCGTCAGGACACGGGAATTTGGGGATCGGGCCGGACGAGCCGCCCATGACAGGCGCACGCGTCCTGCGGCGTCAGTGGGTTGCTTCGGGGGTTCCGTTGTCCGTCGACGTGAGGTTGGGACTGGTAGAGGGAGTCTCCGGGCCCGCCCGGTCGAGGTGGTTCAGAAGCACCCGCGCCATCAGGCGTGAGGTCGGGGCGAGGGGCGTCTCGTCGAGGTCGAACCGGTGGTGATGAAGGGGGTAGCTGGTTTCCGGCCCGGACGCCGTGCCGACCCGAACGAAGCCGCCGGAGACGTGCTTCAGGTAGTGGGCAAAGTCTTCTCCGCCCATGCTTGACTCCGAGATCTGGTGGATCGCCTCCTCCCCGAATGTATCCCGGATGGTGGCTTCCACGTTCGCGATGGCGGCCTCGTCGTTGATCACAGGAGGGGATCCGTCCTCGAAGTCCAACTCCACGTGTGCCTTGTGGAGGGACTCCATCCGGTTGGCAATCTCGCGCATGTGGGTGCGGATTGTCTCGCGGTCGTCCGGCGATACGGTCCGCAGGGTGCCGCCGAGGGCGGCCTGCTCGGGGATCACGTTGTGGGCCTCACTGCCGTCGAGCATGGTGACGGTCAGGACGCTCGGGGTGCGGGGGTCGGTGATGCGTCCGGACAGCTGGTAAAACTGGTTCATCAGCTGCGAGGCGATCCACACGGTGTCGGCGCCCTCGTGGGGCCGGGCCGAGTGGCCGGTTCCTTCCTGCCGAATGCGCACCTCGAACCGGTCGGACGAGGCCGTTGCGGGGCCGGTGATGAGGCCGTAGCGGCCCACCTCCAGGGTCGGGTCGACGTGCACCGCGTACACGGCGTCGAGCCCCTCCAGGACGCCCCCCCGAATCATGAGGGGGGCGCCGCTGGGGAGGCCCTCCTCGTTGGGCTGAAAAAAGACGCGGGCCCGCCCCTGCAGTTGGTCACGGTTGTTGTGGAGCACCAGGGCGACCCCGATGGCGATGGCTGTGTGGGCGTCGTGCCCACAGAGGTGGGCGACATTGGGGGTCTGTGAGCGGTAGGGGACCTGCTTCTGGTCCTGCGTGGGCAGGGCGTCGATGTCGGCCCGGTAGCCCACAGCCCCACCGGGGGCGCTTCCTTCGATATCGACGTACAGCCCAGTGCCGGCGATCGGCCCGTAGACGTCGAGTCCGTATCCTTCCAGGGTCTCCCGAATGAAACGGGACGTGTTGTGCTCCTCCATTCCCACCTCCGGATGCCGGTGAAGGTATCGGCGCACGCCCACCAGCACCTGCGCAAGGGACTGGGCTTCGTCGGCCATGTTGGCGACCGGATCGGGGAGGTGAGAGCGATCAACGGGGGAGACGGAGGAGAGCATTCGGGACTGGAAGACTCGTGTGCGACGCCGACGACCTGCCCGTTCTGTAAATACAGAAGAGCTATAGTGAAGCTACGCGTCGGTCCCCCAAGAGATTCGGCGGATGCCGGTTGTCACGTGAGTCCGAGGAATTTTCGAAGCGTCCATTCGCTGGCCAGAAGGGCAAGAATGGCGATCAGGAAGAGCGACGTGCGCCACAGCTCGGCCTCCGAGGACCGCTGGACGACGTCGCTGGAAAAGGAGGCCTGGCCGGCCAGCTCTGCCGGCAACCGGTCAATCGTCTCGGGCGTGTAGGCCGTCCCGCCCGCTCGGCTCGCCAGTTGGCGCATGAGCACGGCGTCGGCTCGGGGCGACTGGTACTCGATTCGGAGGGGGGCGACGGAGAACTCGCCCCGGTCCGTGCCCAAATCGGTCTCGCCGAGCTGGGCCTGCGCCTCGTACTGGTACGTGCCCTCCGGCAGCGTCCCGACATCGAGCGTGTACCGGCCTTGCCCGGTCGGGTCCATGGTGTAGGGGTACTCGGTGCCGGTGGAATCCGTAACCGTCACCTTCACCGTGGCGTCCGACACCGGCTGCCGGCTCTGGTCGTACACCTGACCGGTAAAGGAGACGGCGTCCGTGCCCCCGAAGGTGGAAGCAGTGGGACGGACGCGCACCGGCGAGTCGTCCGCCTCGGTGCCGGCCCACCGAAGCAGGTTGGAAGCAAGGCCGGGCCAGAGCGGATCGGCCGCCCGAAGCTCCGACGGCAGAAGGGCCCACCGCCACACCCCACTCCCGAGAAACGCGGCGGTCCGCAGGCCCGCGCGGCGTCGGAGAACCAGGAGGGGGGCGGCGGACGTCGTGGCGGCGGTCCCGAGCACCTGAGCGTCTGGCGTGGGTGTCCACGCGGACGCGGGCACCTGGAGGGGCGGGAGCCGCTCGAACAACGCCCCTTCGGCGCCCTCAATGCGAAAGACGGGGTGCTGCCGGGCACTCTCCACAATCCGGAAGGAGGCCTCCGCAAACGATGAGGTCGACGCGTCCGGACGGGCGGGCAACGACGCCTCGAAGTGCTCGGTCCAGGCGGCCAGGTCCGTCTGGCGGTCGAGAAAGAAGAGGGCCGGGGTGCCGTCGTTGACGAGCGTGGCGACGCGCTGCACGACGTCGTCGGGCACGGAGGGGCTCGGAAAGCCGGCGAGGACGACCACGTCGAAGGCCGACAAGTCGTCCGGAAGGGGGCCCTCCAGAAACGTCCCGTCGGGGGTCGGGATGCGGGCCGTGACCTCCGTGTCGGCGGTTCGCTCGTAAACGCGACGGAGGGCGCTCACGTCGGGAGCGGGCGCCGCGCCGAGGAGGAGCACCTGCCGCTTGCTTTCGAGAACCCGTAGCGATGTCGACTGCGCGTTGTTGCGGGTCGTCACTTCGCCGGCGAGTTCGGGGACCCGTACGGTCACCTGCTGGAGGCCGGCCTGCTCGGGCTCGAAGGTCAGATCCACCGACACCTCGCCGGTGCCATCCGGGAGACGCACCGGGCGTTGGTCGAGCGTGCGGCCGGACTGTTCGAGGGTGACGGGCACCGGCTGGCCGGGCCCCTCCGTGACGCTGAGGGTGACGCGGACGGGCACCGACGAGTTGAGGTAGGCCCGGTCGTTCGTCGAGACGTCCTGAACGCGGAGGTCGCGCTGTCGGGCGGTGTCGCCAACGGTAACGGTGTGCACCGGAACCGGAGACCGGTCGGCCACGCGCAGAGGGTTTTGCCCCGTGTTGTACTGGCCGTCGGAGACGAGCACGATGCCGCCCAGGTTCTCGTCCCGCAGCTCCTCAGGGGCCGCCTGGAGGCCGCTTGCAAGGTCGGTGCGCGCGCCGTCGAAGCGGAGCGAGTCGATAATCCCCCCGGAGAGGGCCCGCGACGCCTCCCCAACGCGGAAGAAGCGTGCCGTTCCCGGCATCGCCTCGTCTTGGAGCGCATCGAGGACGGGTCGAACGGAGGTTCGAGCCGCGTTGGGGCGGGCGGCGGAGGTGTCCTCGGCCGTCACCACCTGCATGCTCTGGCTGTCGTCCACGAGGACGGCCAGGACCGGGGGACGCTCGGTCGACCGAAACTGTTGCAGGACCGGCTCGAACAGCAGGAAGCAGATGAGGGCGAGGGCGAGAAAGCGAAGACCGCCCAGGAGCAGGCGCCACCCTGCACTGAGCGAAGGGACGGTCGCGCGGTAGGTCCAGTACGTAAGCCCCCCCGCCACGGCCACGCAGAGGAGAAGCAGCCAGGGGGAGTACCCGAACGAGAACGCCATGCCGCGGAGAGGTTACTTGGAGAGTGTGACGCGCCCCGTGGCGTGGTGGCCCCGGTCCGTCGTGACTACGTACCGGTACAGGCCGGGCGGAAGGCCGTTCACGTCGACTGGAAGCCGGTTGGGGCCGGGGTGTCCCGCCCGTTCGACGCGGCGCACCCTGTGCCCGAGCGCGGTGTGGAGGGTGACCCGAAGGCGCGTCGTGTGGGGCGGAGCGGAGACCGGAACGATGAGGGACGGGGCGTCCAGGGCCGTGTACGGCGCCGATACGTGGAGGGCGGGTGACGCCGTCCGGCGCGCCTGCCATTCGGCGTATCGCACGGCCGCCTCGGCGTCCACGATGCCCCAGCCGCGGGTGGTGTCGGGGGCGTGGGCCTGCGAGGCCGTCTGTCGCAGGAGCCGCCGGACGTCGATTGGGCCCAGCGCAGGGTTTACCTGCAGCATCTGGGCGACAATGCCGGTTACCTGCGGGCTGGCAAAGGAGGTGCCACTAACCCGGGCGTACTGGTCGTTCTTCCAGGCGGCGGGCACCTTCTCCCCCTGTACGACCACGTCCGGCTTGCGGCGACCGTCCGCCGTGGGGCCACGGGCACTGAAGGACGCCACCGACGAGTCGGGGGCGACGGCGCCCACCGCAATGGCCGAGTCGGCATCGGCGGGCGTGTTGACGTAGAACCAGCAGTTGTCGGGCGCGTCGCAGCCGCTGTTGCCGGCACTCACCACCACCGTCACGCCGCGCCGGGCGGCCTGGTCGACCGCTCGGGTGGTGAGGGCCGTGTCCCCGTCCAGGTCGTCGGGCCCGTAGCTGCGTTGGCCGTCGTCGAAGCGGGTGTACCCGATCGAGGCGTTGACCACGTCCACCCCGCGGCGGGTGAGCCACTCCAGGCCCGCCACGAAGTTGTCCTCCTCCACGTTGCGCTCGTACTGGGTAAATTCCGTCGTTGCCCCCCAGATGTTGGCCCCGTAGGCCGGCCCCACGAGCGAGCCGGGCTCGTAGCCGGCGGCCACGGACACGACGCCGGCCCCATGAGTGCCCCCTTGCCGTCCGGTCGTCATGTTTCGCAGCCCCCCGAGCCGATCGTTGGCCCGCAGGTGTGAAAACACGGGATGACGAAGGCCGGCGTAGTTTGCGTCCAGGAAGCCCACGTCCACCCCACGTCCGTTCAGGCCCCGGGCCAACGGAGACCGGGCGTTGATACGAGACAAGGGCCCGGCCGCCGCCCCCAACGCGGGGGGGGACGGGTCGGTCGGTTCGGAGAATGGACCGAGGGGACGAAGCGAGGCCACCGGGCGTGTGCCCCGAACGAAGGGCAGCGCCGCCACTGTGGCGCGGGTGTCAGGGGCAAGCCGCGCAGAAACGGCGTGGAGCCAGCGACTCCGGACGAGGGGCCGCACGCCGACGGACCGGAGGCGGTTTAGGAACGCCGGCGCAACCGGTCGGGCCGCGGACGCACCGCTGGTGGGGGCAGTCTCGGAGGGACGATCCGCAAGGAGGATCCAGTATTTGTCCGTCGACGTGCTGTCGGAGGGGCGGGCCGCAGCCAGCTGCACGGTGCAGAACGCGCCCAGGCAGACCGTGAGAGCCAAGAGGGAGAGGGGCCGGGCCGCTCGCGTCAGGGGTCGAGACAGGGAGCCCAGAGGAAGAATGTCTGCGAGGGCGGACGCACGTGACTCACACATACAGAAACACCATGAACCCCAGAAAGGCAATCACCATGAATGCCCCTTCCACCCGAGTAATTTTTTGGTCCCACCACGTCAGGGGCACCAGCAGGGCACAAAAGCCCAGCATCACGGGAAAGTGCAGGCGGATCGTTTCCGGATCGACCGTGATGGGCTCGGCAATGGCCAGCGTCCCCACTACGAACAGTACGTTTAAGAGGTTGCTCCCAATCACGTTGCCCACGGTCATATCGACCTCCTGCTTCAGCGTCCCCACCATGGAGGCCGCCAGCTCGGGCAGGCTGGTGCCAATGGCCACCACCGTCAGGCCGATCACGACGTGGTCGATGTTCAGGACATCCGAGATCGCAAGGGCGTTGTCGACCATCAGATGGGCCCCGAGCGTGAGCCCCCCCATGCCGCCAATCACGTAGACGGCCTTGGCCAGGGTTGAGAGATCAGGATCGGCGGCGTCCAGTTCGCCCTCCATGCTCTCCAGAACAGTGCCTCTCGTGGTCCGGTGGGCGTCGTAGAACACGTAGGCCGCGAGTCCCGAGAGGAGGACCACCATCAAGACGCCGTCTCGGGCCCCAATCACACCGTCGAGGGCACAGAGGTAAAAGAGGACCATCACGCCGAGCATGACGGGGTACTCACGTCGCAGCACCTCCGGCGTGACGGCGAGGGGCAACACCACGGCACACGCCCCAAGGATGAGGGCCACGTTGCTGATGTTGGAGCCGATGATGTTGCCGATGGCGAGCGGGGACTCCCCCGAGATCAACGCAAATACGTTGACCAGATACTCCGGCATCGACGTTCCGAGGGCGACCACCGTCAGGCCCAAGATGACGGGGCGAATTCCGTACTGTAGGGCGATGCTGGAGGCGCCCTGGATGAGGCCTTCGGCGCCCAGGTAGAGCAGCAGCAGGCCGACGAAGAAGAGAAAAACGTATAGGATCATGCAGGGCTACTCGGGTGGATCGCCGACCGGGGCGGGGATTTTGCCGAAGGACCGGTGAGCGGATGGGGGCGCAACCGGTTGGGTGTCGGAGACGATGCGCTGAGGAGCGGCAT is part of the Salinibacter ruber DSM 13855 genome and encodes:
- a CDS encoding DNA double-strand break repair nuclease NurA — translated: MLDLRQLRDQLDDFAQHQTDRTSRRAAQRDRAEALLRVCHDHWRAVREAVATAQPRRLVAQMREPPAAVHAPPERPSPITVVATDGSQIYPDRHVEPPFFLLNVSQVAFQYGTTEDAHLDAVPSLQFREGVDGRFEARIETITTELVSALRDELELGSLLDAATTARVADRPLVALADGTLIRWMVRGMDHDALEDELIARYTEHLEGFRDAGLALASYVSMPASTEVVNLLRFVGGDLEPEPPVGTEVSTEPRLDGVLDRHVLDMVLDSGERSAVFGSASHIQGEYPTGTDISFFYVNVPGAGGGEIGRVEVPRWVAEQPMLLEHVHATVLQECEKGEGYPLALSEAHEQAVVRASEREAFFRLVERRLRRAGLGPIGSRKRRSKQRPRV
- a CDS encoding M20 family metallopeptidase — encoded protein: MADEAQSLAQVLVGVRRYLHRHPEVGMEEHNTSRFIRETLEGYGLDVYGPIAGTGLYVDIEGSAPGGAVGYRADIDALPTQDQKQVPYRSQTPNVAHLCGHDAHTAIAIGVALVLHNNRDQLQGRARVFFQPNEEGLPSGAPLMIRGGVLEGLDAVYAVHVDPTLEVGRYGLITGPATASSDRFEVRIRQEGTGHSARPHEGADTVWIASQLMNQFYQLSGRITDPRTPSVLTVTMLDGSEAHNVIPEQAALGGTLRTVSPDDRETIRTHMREIANRMESLHKAHVELDFEDGSPPVINDEAAIANVEATIRDTFGEEAIHQISESSMGGEDFAHYLKHVSGGFVRVGTASGPETSYPLHHHRFDLDETPLAPTSRLMARVLLNHLDRAGPETPSTSPNLTSTDNGTPEATH
- a CDS encoding type III polyketide synthase, which produces MHTVVESIATGNPSFRKPQPETAEFMQQIERLPEALRARLPSLYEQSAIDYRYSCVDDYGEDDPEAFTFFPENWSLDPAPSTRERNEKYKEAAIPLAEDVAGRALDGADTEADEITHVVAVSCTGFFAPGLDIELVKRLDLPADTERTFIGFMGCYAAFNALRVAHSFCQSQPDARVLVVCTELCTLHFQIDDTLESVVVNSLFSDGAAATVLSARSDREARGRMTYVDGRSRLDDDSMEDMTWAIGNTGFLMGLSSRVPDVIADHLPGYVDGLLGANDRTPDEMDFWAVHPGGRAVVERAQDVLGLAPSDVQPSLEVLRRYGNMSSPTVLFVLKRIFEQAARGDGAPPERGVAMAFGPGLTIEGALFERA
- a CDS encoding lamin tail domain-containing protein, with the translated sequence MRDGTHVVLVRDPKAFTAAFPSTTFLTPDDWPALNNGGDTVYLRHAPSDTPLDSVPYDPSWGGGDGRSLERIDPGGPSDTDANFASSEAASGATPGTQNSVYAPDETPPSLARAVPSQNGDSITVVFSEPVAPASISPEAFRLDSVDAPAIVTAQIDDGRPAQVRCALGSPLSTGEYRLVATGVADRRGNVRDEDSAPLSYVVADTPAPADVVVSEIMYAPSVASNEFIEVYNRSDKTLDLGALQYADDARSFAPAAPPLTPFRPGQYAVLVRDEEAFAETYPSVEFVAPRGWDALNNGGDTVVLRHAPSGTPLDAVPFAASWGGSDGRSLERIDPRGPSDEASNFASSTAPDGATPGAQNSRFAPDTAPPRPTFAEQVDSLTAAVVFNEPIRGESVRPARFQFEDVAVTQTQVRADSIVRLSLSDRPTGEAVLVAEVQDRVGNRLDRASVPFARRPTPGTLVLNELLFDPRADDFDDRPNQVEYVELRNLTDHTLTLTGLTLTDRPTETGTADTLRVGRRRGLAPGGFAVVAAAPKGAFTPQSSQLAAAFPDAPLDSDSVAYLPVQAPTLGLRNDGDRVRVHRRDTAVVADVAYSPDWHTAGLADPKGTALERISTTAGAEAADNWTSSTASAGGTPGAPNDASLAPPDDAPSAPGLAIRPSPFSIEQDGATRIQYTLSARPSLIRVRIYDARGRRVRTLEEARLAGRSGELVWNGRDDDGNRVRIGPYVVLLEAVQADGGTTTELKETVVVARPLN
- a CDS encoding IS1-like element ISSru3 family transposase (programmed frameshift); this translates as MIKETYECRECGSSNIVKNGHSASGSQQYHCKDCGAHKVLDPEPRGYSEEEKEKILRAYRERGSKRAISRIFGISRNTLTRWLKKGRESDSVAEGLRPAEEGDVLELDECWTYVRERANKRWLWVALCRRTRQVVAFVIGDRSARTCARLWSRIPEEYRQGRSFSDFWKSYRPVFAGDPSHRQVGKSSGEMAHVERFFGRLRQKLARYVRRTRAASESERMLHLTTKLFVEWYNEAIT